The Sulfolobus islandicus Y.N.15.51 sequence AAAGCCCACATGTTAGCAAGAGATGTAGCAGAAAAAATGGGCAAGAAGAAGATAGTATCGATACATACACCACTTTTAGTTGGACTTCAAGGAGGGCAGAGAATGAGCATAACGGAGGGAATGGAAGAAGATGACATACAAGCTGAGATAAAAATGAGCAAGTCAAAGCCAGAATCTGCGATCTTCGTTAGTGATAGTAGAGAGGATGTAGAGAGAAAGATAATGGGTGCATATTGTCCTAAAGGTGTAGCAGAAAATAATCCAATTCTTCAAATATTGAAGTATATTATATTTCCACGTTATAATTTTGTAAAGATTGAAAGAGATATTAGATATGGTGGAGACGTTGAATTTAAGGATTACGAGGAGTTAGAAAGGGCTTATATTGAAGGAAAAATACATCCGATGGATTTAAAGAAGGCTACTGCGAGAAGATTAAATGAGATATTAGAACCTATAAGAAAGAGTTTAGAAAGGAAACCCGAATTCGAGGAAATGATTCAGAAGATATCTAAAAGTGTAACAAGGTAATGTAAAGGTGAGCTTCCAAATGAAATATGATATAAAGTTAAGATTTGAAGTAGAAGGTATTGTCGAAAAAACTGATGTAATAGGCGCAATATTTGGTCAAACTGAAAACCTATTTGGAGACGAATTTGACCTAAGAGAGTTACAAGATAAAGGAAGATTAGGAAGAATTATTGTAGAGATTAGAACTAAAGGAGGAAAAAGCGAAGGGGAAATAATAATACCATCTAACTTAGACAGGATTGAGACTGCGTTAATTGCTGCAATGGTTGAAAGCGTAGACAAGGTAGGACCATATAATTCAAAATTTGAACTGATAGAAATAGAAGACATTAGGGCTGAAAAACTTAAAAAAATCATAGAAAGAGCAAAGGGAATCTTATCAAGCTGGAGTAAAGAGAAATCACTAGATATAAAGGAAGTAATAAACGAGATAAGCAGTGCAGTAAAAGTAGGCGAAATAACAGAGTATGGACCAGAAAGATTACCCGCTGGTCCAGATGTGGATAAGGATCCTAATTTAATTATAGTAGAGGGAAGAGCTGACGTAATAAACTTACTAAGATATGGTTATAAAAACGTAATAGCTGTAGAAGGGGCAACATCAAGGATACCAGAAACAGTAGTTAGTTTATCCAAGATGAAGAAGACAGTAATAGCGTTTTTAGACGGAGATCATGGTGGAGATCTAATACTCAAAGAATTATTGAGTAATAATGTAAAGATAGATTTTGTAGCAAGAGCACCAGTAGGGAGAGAAGTAGAAGAGTTAACAGGGAAGGAGATCGCAAAAGCACTATCTAATATGATGCCATTAACTCAATATCTAAAGAAGATTCAGGAGGCAGAACAAGCGATAGCTAAAAATGTGATTGCAAAAGAAGAAAAACCAATACAACTTGAAGCTACACAACAGCTAGTGCAGATAACTTTACCACAGAATGTTTTAGAAGAGATCAAAAAACTTCCAGGAACTTTAGAAGGTGTTCTCTACGATAATAATTGGAATTTAATTGAGAAAGTTCAAGTGCGAGATATAATACCTAAGCTAGAGGCTTACGAAGATAATAAAGTAGCATATATAGTATTTGATGGAGTTATAACTCAAAGACTA is a genomic window containing:
- the dnaG gene encoding DNA primase DnaG; this translates as MKYDIKLRFEVEGIVEKTDVIGAIFGQTENLFGDEFDLRELQDKGRLGRIIVEIRTKGGKSEGEIIIPSNLDRIETALIAAMVESVDKVGPYNSKFELIEIEDIRAEKLKKIIERAKGILSSWSKEKSLDIKEVINEISSAVKVGEITEYGPERLPAGPDVDKDPNLIIVEGRADVINLLRYGYKNVIAVEGATSRIPETVVSLSKMKKTVIAFLDGDHGGDLILKELLSNNVKIDFVARAPVGREVEELTGKEIAKALSNMMPLTQYLKKIQEAEQAIAKNVIAKEEKPIQLEATQQLVQITLPQNVLEEIKKLPGTLEGVLYDNNWNLIEKVQVRDIIPKLEAYEDNKVAYIVFDGVITQRLLDLASQKNIKMIIGARIGGINKRPQNVDILTFTDIISS